From the Solanum pennellii chromosome 4, SPENNV200 genome, one window contains:
- the LOC107016012 gene encoding oligopeptide transporter 4-like isoform X1, with the protein MTNDTTIYCHLKFTKVSRIISRLIQEDCKGIYQSALHEQEDDDDNETVNANGNKRSMSRAKFFVIALVCSFSWYIFPGYLFQALSSISWVCWAYPKSVTAQQIGSGLNGLGVGAFTLDWATVASFLFSPLIYPFFAIANVFVGYALILYVVIPISYWGFNVYNAKNFPLYSSDLFTAQGQEYNISLIVNNQFKLDQAEYDKQGRINLSLFFTLTYGFGFATIASTLTHVGLFYGREIYQRFRASSVGKVDVHTRLMRRYKDIPSWWFYLLLLVTTLVSLALCVFLKSQVQLPYWGLLLAAALAFIFTLPISIITATTNQTPGLNIITEYIMGTIYPGRPIANVCFKTYGYMSMTQAISFLSDFKLGHYMKIPPRSMFLVQFVGTIIAGTVNLTVAWWLLDSIDNICHQDKFSNSPWTCPGDHVFFDASVIWGLVSPKRIFGHLGNYSALNWFFLGGLLGPVLVWLLHKSFPKQTWIPLINLPVLLGATALMPPATALNYNSWILVGTIFNFFVFRYRKKWWQRYNYILSAALDAGVAFMAVLLYFTVGMEDRSINWWGNTDPEHCDLATCPTAKGISIDGCPTF; encoded by the exons ATGACTAATGACACAACCATATACTGTCATCTAAAATTTACTAAGGTTTCTCGTATAATTAGTCGTTTAATTCAAGAAGATTGTAAGGGCATATATCAAAG TGCATTGCATGAacaagaagatgatgatgacaATGAAACTGTGAACGCCAATGGAAACAAACGGTCAATGTCGCGTGCAAAGTTCTTTGTGATAGCACTTGTATGCAGCTTTTCATGGTACATATTCCCCGGTTATCTCTTCCAAGCATTATCAAGTATTTCATGGGTGTGCTGGGCATATCCAAAATCTGTCACTGCTCAACAGATTGGATCAGGTCTGAATGGCCTTGGAGTCGGGGCATTCACGTTAGACTGGGCTACTGTAGCTTCATTCTTGTTCAGTCCTCTTATTTATCCGTTCTTTGCAATAGCCAATGTCTTTGTTGGCTATGCCTTGATATTGTATGTTGTGATTCCTATATCCTATTGGGGGTTCAACGTCTACAATGCCAAAAATTTTCCTCTGTATTCCTCGGACTTGTTCACTGCACAAGGTCAGGAGTATAACATATCACTTATTGTGAATAACCAGTTTAAGCTCGATCAAGCCGAGTATGATAAGCAAGGGAGAATAAACCTGAGCCTTTTCTTTACTCTTACTTATGGATTTGGATTTGCCACCATTGCTTCTACTCTTACTCACGTTGGCTTGTTTTATGGAAG AGAGATTTACCAACGCTTTCGAGCTTCCTCAGTGGGAAAGGTTGATGTCCACACGAGGCTGATGAGAAGATACAAAGACATACCTTCGTGGTGGTTTTACTTGCTTCTCCTCGTGACAACTCTGGTATCGCTTGCCCTTTGCGTCTTCCTGAAGAGCCAAGTTCAGCTGCCGTACTGGGGACTCCTCCTTGCAGCTGCACTTGCTTTCATTTTCACACTTCCAATCAGTATCATTACTGCAACCACAAATCAG ACTCCAGGCCTAAACATAATCACTGAGTACATTATGGGCACGATTTATCCTGGAAGACCTATTGCTAATGTGTGCTTCAAGACCTATGGCTATATGAGCATGACTCAAGCAATCTCCTTTCTCAGTGATTTCAAGCTTGGTCATTATATGAAGATACCTCCACGTTCAATGTTTTTAGTTCAG TTCGTTGGAACCATAATTGCAGGAACCGTTAACCTGACCGTTGCATGGTGGCTCTTGGATTCTATTGACAACATATGTCACCAGGACAAATTTTCCAATAGCCCTTGGACTTGCCCCGGTGATCACGTCTTCTTTGATGCATCAGTCATTTGGGGTCTCGTAAGTCCTAAGAGGATTTTCGGCCATCTTGGGAATTACTCAGCACTGAACTGGTTCTTTCTTGGCGGATTGCTTGGACCAGTTTTAGTGTGGTTACTACATAAGTCATTTCCGAAACAAACGTGGATACCCCTCATTAACCTCCCCGTGCTTCTTGGAGCGACAGCTTTGATGCCACCAGCAACTGCTCTCAACTACAATTCTTGGATTTTGGTTGGAacaattttcaacttcttcgTTTTCAGGTACAGGAAGAAATGGTGGCAAAGGTACAACTATATCCTTTCCGCAGCTTTAGATGCTGGAGTCGCGTTTATGGCTGTGTTGCTCTACTTTACTGTGGGGATGGAGGATAGAAGCATAAATTGGTGGGGAAATACTGACCCTGAGCATTGTGATTTAGCAACTTGTCCTACAGCAAAGGGCATATCTATAGATGGTTGTCCAACTTTCTAG
- the LOC107016012 gene encoding oligopeptide transporter 4-like isoform X2, whose protein sequence is MWWPSTLVQISLFRALHEQEDDDDNETVNANGNKRSMSRAKFFVIALVCSFSWYIFPGYLFQALSSISWVCWAYPKSVTAQQIGSGLNGLGVGAFTLDWATVASFLFSPLIYPFFAIANVFVGYALILYVVIPISYWGFNVYNAKNFPLYSSDLFTAQGQEYNISLIVNNQFKLDQAEYDKQGRINLSLFFTLTYGFGFATIASTLTHVGLFYGREIYQRFRASSVGKVDVHTRLMRRYKDIPSWWFYLLLLVTTLVSLALCVFLKSQVQLPYWGLLLAAALAFIFTLPISIITATTNQTPGLNIITEYIMGTIYPGRPIANVCFKTYGYMSMTQAISFLSDFKLGHYMKIPPRSMFLVQFVGTIIAGTVNLTVAWWLLDSIDNICHQDKFSNSPWTCPGDHVFFDASVIWGLVSPKRIFGHLGNYSALNWFFLGGLLGPVLVWLLHKSFPKQTWIPLINLPVLLGATALMPPATALNYNSWILVGTIFNFFVFRYRKKWWQRYNYILSAALDAGVAFMAVLLYFTVGMEDRSINWWGNTDPEHCDLATCPTAKGISIDGCPTF, encoded by the exons ATGTGGTGGCCCAGTACACTTGTTCAGATCTCCCTTTTCCG TGCATTGCATGAacaagaagatgatgatgacaATGAAACTGTGAACGCCAATGGAAACAAACGGTCAATGTCGCGTGCAAAGTTCTTTGTGATAGCACTTGTATGCAGCTTTTCATGGTACATATTCCCCGGTTATCTCTTCCAAGCATTATCAAGTATTTCATGGGTGTGCTGGGCATATCCAAAATCTGTCACTGCTCAACAGATTGGATCAGGTCTGAATGGCCTTGGAGTCGGGGCATTCACGTTAGACTGGGCTACTGTAGCTTCATTCTTGTTCAGTCCTCTTATTTATCCGTTCTTTGCAATAGCCAATGTCTTTGTTGGCTATGCCTTGATATTGTATGTTGTGATTCCTATATCCTATTGGGGGTTCAACGTCTACAATGCCAAAAATTTTCCTCTGTATTCCTCGGACTTGTTCACTGCACAAGGTCAGGAGTATAACATATCACTTATTGTGAATAACCAGTTTAAGCTCGATCAAGCCGAGTATGATAAGCAAGGGAGAATAAACCTGAGCCTTTTCTTTACTCTTACTTATGGATTTGGATTTGCCACCATTGCTTCTACTCTTACTCACGTTGGCTTGTTTTATGGAAG AGAGATTTACCAACGCTTTCGAGCTTCCTCAGTGGGAAAGGTTGATGTCCACACGAGGCTGATGAGAAGATACAAAGACATACCTTCGTGGTGGTTTTACTTGCTTCTCCTCGTGACAACTCTGGTATCGCTTGCCCTTTGCGTCTTCCTGAAGAGCCAAGTTCAGCTGCCGTACTGGGGACTCCTCCTTGCAGCTGCACTTGCTTTCATTTTCACACTTCCAATCAGTATCATTACTGCAACCACAAATCAG ACTCCAGGCCTAAACATAATCACTGAGTACATTATGGGCACGATTTATCCTGGAAGACCTATTGCTAATGTGTGCTTCAAGACCTATGGCTATATGAGCATGACTCAAGCAATCTCCTTTCTCAGTGATTTCAAGCTTGGTCATTATATGAAGATACCTCCACGTTCAATGTTTTTAGTTCAG TTCGTTGGAACCATAATTGCAGGAACCGTTAACCTGACCGTTGCATGGTGGCTCTTGGATTCTATTGACAACATATGTCACCAGGACAAATTTTCCAATAGCCCTTGGACTTGCCCCGGTGATCACGTCTTCTTTGATGCATCAGTCATTTGGGGTCTCGTAAGTCCTAAGAGGATTTTCGGCCATCTTGGGAATTACTCAGCACTGAACTGGTTCTTTCTTGGCGGATTGCTTGGACCAGTTTTAGTGTGGTTACTACATAAGTCATTTCCGAAACAAACGTGGATACCCCTCATTAACCTCCCCGTGCTTCTTGGAGCGACAGCTTTGATGCCACCAGCAACTGCTCTCAACTACAATTCTTGGATTTTGGTTGGAacaattttcaacttcttcgTTTTCAGGTACAGGAAGAAATGGTGGCAAAGGTACAACTATATCCTTTCCGCAGCTTTAGATGCTGGAGTCGCGTTTATGGCTGTGTTGCTCTACTTTACTGTGGGGATGGAGGATAGAAGCATAAATTGGTGGGGAAATACTGACCCTGAGCATTGTGATTTAGCAACTTGTCCTACAGCAAAGGGCATATCTATAGATGGTTGTCCAACTTTCTAG
- the LOC107018241 gene encoding phosphoglycerate mutase-like protein 1 isoform X2 yields MDVSGGQSVYPLHRCKTIHLVRHAQGIHNVEGEKDHSAYLSRHLFDAHLTPLGWQQVDNLRKHVQTSGISKRVELVITSPLLRCMQTAVGVFGGEDSTDGTDVPPLMVTDAGESNHPAISSLNCPPFIAVEGCREHLGVHWCDKRRSISEYKPLFPAIDFSLIESDDDVLWELDVREKIEDVASRGIEFFKWLWTRKEKEIAIVTHSGLLTHTLAKFGGNCHPDVKSEISKRFQNCELRSMVLVDRSMVGSDSSATNYPGKIPSGEDAPSDLACTTPDGLPN; encoded by the exons ATGGACGTCTCTGGAGGTCAAAGTGTGTATCCTTTACACCGTTGCAAAACTATACACCTG GTGAGGCATGCTCAGGGGATTCACAATGTGGAAGGAGAAAAGGACCATAGTGCCTACCTATCTCGACACCTTTTCGATGCACACCTTACTCCTCTTGGATGGCAGCAG GTAGACAATCTACGGAAACATGTTCAAACATCAGGAATTTCTAAGAGGGTGGAACTAGTTATAACTTCTCCTCTATTGAG GTGTATGCAAACAGCCGTTGGCGTTTTTGGTGGAGAAGATTCCACAGATGGAACAGATGTTCCTCCACTCATGGTAACAGATGCAGGAGAGAGTAACCATCCAgcaatttcaagtttaaattgCCCTCCCTTCATTGCAGTGGAGGGTTGTCGTGAACACTTG GGAGTTCACTGGTGTGATAAGAGAAGAAGCATTAGCGAATACAAGCCTCTATTTCCTGCAATTGACTTTTCCTTG ATTGAATCTGATGATGATGTTCTCTGGGAGCTTGATGTTAGAGAGAAAATTGAAGACGTTGCTTCCAGAGGAATAGAGTTCTTTAAGTG GTTGTGGACACGAAAGGAGAAGGAGATTGCAATTGTTACGCATAGTGGATTATTGACTCATACACTCGCTAAATTTGGTGGTAATTGTCATCCAGATGTGAAGAGTGAGATATCTAAGCG ATTTCAGAACTGCGAACTTCGAAGCATGGTTCTTGTTGACAGAAG CATGGTAGGGTCGGATTCTTCAGCAACTAATTATCCAGGAAAAATTCCAAGTGGAGAAGATGCGCCAAGTGACCTTGCATGTACTACTCCAGATGGATTGCCAAACTGA
- the LOC114076934 gene encoding CBL-interacting serine/threonine-protein kinase 8-like yields the protein MVVRKVGKYEVGRTIGEGTFAKVKFAQNTETGESVAMKVLDRSTIIKHKMVDQIKQEISIMKLVRHPYVVRLHEACAKISANDFQFSEICFLFHF from the exons atggTGGTAAGGAAAGTTGGTAAGTATGAAGTTGGAAGGACAATTGGAGAAGGAACATTTGCTAAGGTTAAATTTGCTCAGAATACTGAGACAGGTGAAAGTGTCGCCATGAAAGTCCTCGATCGAAGCACTATCATCAAGCACAAGATGGTTGACCAG ATAAAGCAGGAGATATCCATAATGAAGCTTGTTAGACATCCATATGTAGTTCGATTACATGAGGCATGTGCCAAAATAAGTGCCAATGACTTTCAGTTTTCTGAAATTTGTTTCCTGTTTCACTTCTAG
- the LOC107018173 gene encoding uncharacterized protein LOC107018173 isoform X2: protein MENFSYSSYPDSVNSSPRSREIDCENASWDDQPPSSNSNYKVKFMCSYGGKILPRPHDNQLAYVSGETKILSVDRNIRFSNLVAKLSSLSDCDVCFKYQLPGEDLDALISVTNDEDLEHMMLEYDRLYRGTAKPARLRLFLFPLSTPATSTFGSTDSKTESQWFVDALNSVQLQNLDVNSPTAVSSAPAPANNPDFLFGLDKGQVQQQQQPPPVKVQDPTPPPPVPEVFVKEFTGSDAGSEDRHIIGENVISPADYQRQIHEMQRLQQHISNQEQAMYNRKIEESIPRVYPRENYQQKAPPPQQTAVPVTNPASFWPERHMTTGPYPASAVQTEQPVYIVQTPTGVYQTPAMRPVTSQIGGQAYYGMQRVMPEVYREQPVYGGVPPQPTIQQPKMGGVYTSENMGMVRPHAPPEPTYTQVGYDSVGRQVYYTAPAGVMQQQMQHPAVVDGRQSGGALNPDGRIIGKP, encoded by the exons ATGGAGAATTTTTCTTACTCTTCATACCCAGATTCTGTTAATTCATCCCCACGTTCCCGCGAAATCGACTGCGAAAACGCTTCATGGGATGATCAAccaccttcttcaaattcaaattataaagtGAAATTCATGTGTAGTTATGGCGGAAAAATACTCCCTAGACCCCATGATAATCAGCTAGCTTATGTCTCCGGTGAAACGAAGATTCTCTCTGTTGATCGGAATATAAGATTTTCGAATCTTGTTGCTAAGCTTTCGTCGCTTTCTGATTGTGATGTTTGCTTTAAGTATCAGTTACCTGGTGAAGACCTTGATGCTTTGATTTCAGTAACGAATGATGAAGATTTAGAGCATATGATGCTTGAATATGATCGGCTTTACAGGGGTACTGCTAAACCGGCGAGGCTCCGGTTGTTTTTATTCCCGTTGAGTACTCCCGCGACGAGTACTTTTGGTTCTACTGACTCGAAAACTGAGAGTCAGTGGTTTGTTGATGCTTTGAATTCTGTTCAGTTGCAGAATTTGGATGTGAATTCGCCGACGGCTGTTTCGTCGGCACCGGCGCCGGCGAATAATCCTGATTTTCTGTTTGGGTTGGATAAAGGGCaagttcaacaacaacaacaacctcCACCGGTGAAGGTACAAGACCCAACTCCTCCACCGCCGGTGCCGGAGGTTTTTGTTAAGGAATTTACTGGTTCCGATGCTGGATCGGAAGACCGGCATATCATCGGAGAGAATGTAATCTCGCCGGCGGATTATCAGAGACAGATTCATGAAATGCAGAGGCTGCAGCAGCATATTTCTAATCAAGAACAAGCTATGTATAACAGGAAGATTGAGGAATCTATTCCGAGAGTTTATCCCAGAGAGAACTATCAGCAAAAAGCTCCACCGCCGCAACAGACGGCGGTGCCGGTGACGAATCCGGCTAGTTTCTGGCCGGAACGTCATATGACTACTGGACCATACCCTGCATCAGCAGTGCAAACTGAACAGCCTGTATATATAGTTCAAACACCCACCGGAGTTTATCAAACTCCGGCGATGCGACCGGTAACTAGCCAAATTGGTGGTCAGGCTTATTACGGCATGCAGCGCGTGATGCCGGAGGTTTACCGGGAACAGCCGGTGTACGGCGGAGTTCCTCCacaaccaacaattcaacagcCGAAGATGGGAGGAGTTTACACGTCGGAAAATATGGGGATGGTGCGGCCACACGCGCCGCCGGAGCCAAC ATATACACAAGTTGGGTATGACAGTGTAGGGAGACAGGTGTATTATACTGCACCGGCGGGTGTTATGCAACAGCAAATGCAGCATCCAGCGGTGGTTGATGGGAGACAGAGTGGTGGCGCGTTGAATCCAGATGGTAGAATTATTGGCAAACCTTGA
- the LOC107016012 gene encoding oligopeptide transporter 4-like isoform X3, translating to MSRAKFFVIALVCSFSWYIFPGYLFQALSSISWVCWAYPKSVTAQQIGSGLNGLGVGAFTLDWATVASFLFSPLIYPFFAIANVFVGYALILYVVIPISYWGFNVYNAKNFPLYSSDLFTAQGQEYNISLIVNNQFKLDQAEYDKQGRINLSLFFTLTYGFGFATIASTLTHVGLFYGREIYQRFRASSVGKVDVHTRLMRRYKDIPSWWFYLLLLVTTLVSLALCVFLKSQVQLPYWGLLLAAALAFIFTLPISIITATTNQTPGLNIITEYIMGTIYPGRPIANVCFKTYGYMSMTQAISFLSDFKLGHYMKIPPRSMFLVQFVGTIIAGTVNLTVAWWLLDSIDNICHQDKFSNSPWTCPGDHVFFDASVIWGLVSPKRIFGHLGNYSALNWFFLGGLLGPVLVWLLHKSFPKQTWIPLINLPVLLGATALMPPATALNYNSWILVGTIFNFFVFRYRKKWWQRYNYILSAALDAGVAFMAVLLYFTVGMEDRSINWWGNTDPEHCDLATCPTAKGISIDGCPTF from the exons ATGTCGCGTGCAAAGTTCTTTGTGATAGCACTTGTATGCAGCTTTTCATGGTACATATTCCCCGGTTATCTCTTCCAAGCATTATCAAGTATTTCATGGGTGTGCTGGGCATATCCAAAATCTGTCACTGCTCAACAGATTGGATCAGGTCTGAATGGCCTTGGAGTCGGGGCATTCACGTTAGACTGGGCTACTGTAGCTTCATTCTTGTTCAGTCCTCTTATTTATCCGTTCTTTGCAATAGCCAATGTCTTTGTTGGCTATGCCTTGATATTGTATGTTGTGATTCCTATATCCTATTGGGGGTTCAACGTCTACAATGCCAAAAATTTTCCTCTGTATTCCTCGGACTTGTTCACTGCACAAGGTCAGGAGTATAACATATCACTTATTGTGAATAACCAGTTTAAGCTCGATCAAGCCGAGTATGATAAGCAAGGGAGAATAAACCTGAGCCTTTTCTTTACTCTTACTTATGGATTTGGATTTGCCACCATTGCTTCTACTCTTACTCACGTTGGCTTGTTTTATGGAAG AGAGATTTACCAACGCTTTCGAGCTTCCTCAGTGGGAAAGGTTGATGTCCACACGAGGCTGATGAGAAGATACAAAGACATACCTTCGTGGTGGTTTTACTTGCTTCTCCTCGTGACAACTCTGGTATCGCTTGCCCTTTGCGTCTTCCTGAAGAGCCAAGTTCAGCTGCCGTACTGGGGACTCCTCCTTGCAGCTGCACTTGCTTTCATTTTCACACTTCCAATCAGTATCATTACTGCAACCACAAATCAG ACTCCAGGCCTAAACATAATCACTGAGTACATTATGGGCACGATTTATCCTGGAAGACCTATTGCTAATGTGTGCTTCAAGACCTATGGCTATATGAGCATGACTCAAGCAATCTCCTTTCTCAGTGATTTCAAGCTTGGTCATTATATGAAGATACCTCCACGTTCAATGTTTTTAGTTCAG TTCGTTGGAACCATAATTGCAGGAACCGTTAACCTGACCGTTGCATGGTGGCTCTTGGATTCTATTGACAACATATGTCACCAGGACAAATTTTCCAATAGCCCTTGGACTTGCCCCGGTGATCACGTCTTCTTTGATGCATCAGTCATTTGGGGTCTCGTAAGTCCTAAGAGGATTTTCGGCCATCTTGGGAATTACTCAGCACTGAACTGGTTCTTTCTTGGCGGATTGCTTGGACCAGTTTTAGTGTGGTTACTACATAAGTCATTTCCGAAACAAACGTGGATACCCCTCATTAACCTCCCCGTGCTTCTTGGAGCGACAGCTTTGATGCCACCAGCAACTGCTCTCAACTACAATTCTTGGATTTTGGTTGGAacaattttcaacttcttcgTTTTCAGGTACAGGAAGAAATGGTGGCAAAGGTACAACTATATCCTTTCCGCAGCTTTAGATGCTGGAGTCGCGTTTATGGCTGTGTTGCTCTACTTTACTGTGGGGATGGAGGATAGAAGCATAAATTGGTGGGGAAATACTGACCCTGAGCATTGTGATTTAGCAACTTGTCCTACAGCAAAGGGCATATCTATAGATGGTTGTCCAACTTTCTAG
- the LOC107018241 gene encoding phosphoglycerate mutase-like protein 1 isoform X1, with product MQFRHIPCSVKATYRPSGMDVSGGQSVYPLHRCKTIHLVRHAQGIHNVEGEKDHSAYLSRHLFDAHLTPLGWQQVDNLRKHVQTSGISKRVELVITSPLLRCMQTAVGVFGGEDSTDGTDVPPLMVTDAGESNHPAISSLNCPPFIAVEGCREHLGVHWCDKRRSISEYKPLFPAIDFSLIESDDDVLWELDVREKIEDVASRGIEFFKWLWTRKEKEIAIVTHSGLLTHTLAKFGGNCHPDVKSEISKRFQNCELRSMVLVDRSMVGSDSSATNYPGKIPSGEDAPSDLACTTPDGLPN from the exons ATGCAGTTTCGTCATATTCCGTGCAGTGTAAAAGCAACTTATAGGCCTTCAG GTATGGACGTCTCTGGAGGTCAAAGTGTGTATCCTTTACACCGTTGCAAAACTATACACCTG GTGAGGCATGCTCAGGGGATTCACAATGTGGAAGGAGAAAAGGACCATAGTGCCTACCTATCTCGACACCTTTTCGATGCACACCTTACTCCTCTTGGATGGCAGCAG GTAGACAATCTACGGAAACATGTTCAAACATCAGGAATTTCTAAGAGGGTGGAACTAGTTATAACTTCTCCTCTATTGAG GTGTATGCAAACAGCCGTTGGCGTTTTTGGTGGAGAAGATTCCACAGATGGAACAGATGTTCCTCCACTCATGGTAACAGATGCAGGAGAGAGTAACCATCCAgcaatttcaagtttaaattgCCCTCCCTTCATTGCAGTGGAGGGTTGTCGTGAACACTTG GGAGTTCACTGGTGTGATAAGAGAAGAAGCATTAGCGAATACAAGCCTCTATTTCCTGCAATTGACTTTTCCTTG ATTGAATCTGATGATGATGTTCTCTGGGAGCTTGATGTTAGAGAGAAAATTGAAGACGTTGCTTCCAGAGGAATAGAGTTCTTTAAGTG GTTGTGGACACGAAAGGAGAAGGAGATTGCAATTGTTACGCATAGTGGATTATTGACTCATACACTCGCTAAATTTGGTGGTAATTGTCATCCAGATGTGAAGAGTGAGATATCTAAGCG ATTTCAGAACTGCGAACTTCGAAGCATGGTTCTTGTTGACAGAAG CATGGTAGGGTCGGATTCTTCAGCAACTAATTATCCAGGAAAAATTCCAAGTGGAGAAGATGCGCCAAGTGACCTTGCATGTACTACTCCAGATGGATTGCCAAACTGA
- the LOC107018173 gene encoding uncharacterized protein LOC107018173 isoform X1, producing MENFSYSSYPDSVNSSPRSREIDCENASWDDQPPSSNSNYKVKFMCSYGGKILPRPHDNQLAYVSGETKILSVDRNIRFSNLVAKLSSLSDCDVCFKYQLPGEDLDALISVTNDEDLEHMMLEYDRLYRGTAKPARLRLFLFPLSTPATSTFGSTDSKTESQWFVDALNSVQLQNLDVNSPTAVSSAPAPANNPDFLFGLDKGQVQQQQQPPPVKVQDPTPPPPVPEVFVKEFTGSDAGSEDRHIIGENVISPADYQRQIHEMQRLQQHISNQEQAMYNRKIEESIPRVYPRENYQQKAPPPQQTAVPVTNPASFWPERHMTTGPYPASAVQTEQPVYIVQTPTGVYQTPAMRPVTSQIGGQAYYGMQRVMPEVYREQPVYGGVPPQPTIQQPKMGGVYTSENMGMVRPHAPPEPTYTQVGYDSVGRQVYYTAPAGVMQQQMQHPAVVDGRQSGGALNPDGRIIGKP from the exons ATGGAGAATTTTTCTTACTCTTCATACCCAGATTCTGTTAATTCATCCCCACGTTCCCGCGAAATCGACTGCGAAAACGCTTCATGGGATGATCAAccaccttcttcaaattcaaattataaagtGAAATTCATGTGTAGTTATGGCGGAAAAATACTCCCTAGACCCCATGATAATCAGCTAGCTTATGTCTCCGGTGAAACGAAGATTCTCTCTGTTGATCGGAATATAAGATTTTCGAATCTTGTTGCTAAGCTTTCGTCGCTTTCTGATTGTGATGTTTGCTTTAAGTATCAGTTACCTGGTGAAGACCTTGATGCTTTGATTTCAGTAACGAATGATGAAGATTTAGAGCATATGATGCTTGAATATGATCGGCTTTACAGGGGTACTGCTAAACCGGCGAGGCTCCGGTTGTTTTTATTCCCGTTGAGTACTCCCGCGACGAGTACTTTTGGTTCTACTGACTCGAAAACTGAGAGTCAGTGGTTTGTTGATGCTTTGAATTCTGTTCAGTTGCAGAATTTGGATGTGAATTCGCCGACGGCTGTTTCGTCGGCACCGGCGCCGGCGAATAATCCTGATTTTCTGTTTGGGTTGGATAAAGGGCaagttcaacaacaacaacaacctcCACCGGTGAAGGTACAAGACCCAACTCCTCCACCGCCGGTGCCGGAGGTTTTTGTTAAGGAATTTACTGGTTCCGATGCTGGATCGGAAGACCGGCATATCATCGGAGAGAATGTAATCTCGCCGGCGGATTATCAGAGACAGATTCATGAAATGCAGAGGCTGCAGCAGCATATTTCTAATCAAGAACAAGCTATGTATAACAGGAAGATTGAGGAATCTATTCCGAGAGTTTATCCCAGAGAGAACTATCAGCAAAAAGCTCCACCGCCGCAACAGACGGCGGTGCCGGTGACGAATCCGGCTAGTTTCTGGCCGGAACGTCATATGACTACTGGACCATACCCTGCATCAGCAGTGCAAACTGAACAGCCTGTATATATAGTTCAAACACCCACCGGAGTTTATCAAACTCCGGCGATGCGACCGGTAACTAGCCAAATTGGTGGTCAGGCTTATTACGGCATGCAGCGCGTGATGCCGGAGGTTTACCGGGAACAGCCGGTGTACGGCGGAGTTCCTCCacaaccaacaattcaacagcCGAAGATGGGAGGAGTTTACACGTCGGAAAATATGGGGATGGTGCGGCC ACACGCGCCGCCGGAGCCTACATATACACAAGTTGGGTATGACAGTGTAGGGAGACAGGTGTATTATACTGCACCGGCGGGTGTTATGCAACAGCAAATGCAGCATCCAGCGGTGGTTGATGGGAGACAGAGTGGTGGCGCGTTGAATCCAGATGGTAGAATTATTGGCAAACCTTGA